A single Hippocampus zosterae strain Florida chromosome 1, ASM2543408v3, whole genome shotgun sequence DNA region contains:
- the zgc:92594 gene encoding E3 ubiquitin/ISG15 ligase TRIM25 isoform X3: MQAGATASNMAVKMCLKCEVSMCPEHVKPHLELPAFREHPLTEPIRDFWKRKCPDHDEIFKYYCLHDEVCVCNACTIEGRHAGHTIKTLKNTMVDIKQEVLHKQLNKTQKKYAIAKRTYHEQTEREKQNKKFMEDSEACLTRLRQDLEEKVSAFVSRLMECVRTNCETNGPTIQKNITRICQDLTRLREVRCGIEGLMEESDPFRFIEAYKTTGKQCHKLLKKNMFHPEYVDIDPALLGIMMEEEMQKFLNLDLTFYIFAAINLICQHNDNEEEQGENEDMARQTDQDGKADDGNDLDEGSEEEMSGEEEEEEDDDEEEEEEEEGQENEGHELSDSDELYIPEEEEEEEESEEGVEEAQEEDYEDIDDGEELD, from the exons ATGCAGGCGGGTGCCACCGCCTCCAACATGGCAGTCAAAATGTGCCTCAAGTGTGAGGTGTCCATGTGTCCGGAGCACGTGAAACCGCATCTGGAGCTGCCGGCGTTTCGAGAGCATCCGCTGACAGAACCCATTAGGGACTTCTGGAAGAGAAAATGCCCTGACCATGATGAGATTTTCAA GTACTACTGCCTCCATGATGAAGTGTGCGTGTGCAACGCGTGCACCATTGAAGGACGTCATGCGGGACACACAATCAAGACCCTGAAGAACACCATGGTAGACATCAAG CAGGAGGTTTTACACAAGCAGCTTAACAAGACCCAGAAGAAGTACGCCATTGCCAAGAGAACGTATCACGAGCAGACCGAGAGGGAGAAACAGAACAAG AAATTCATGGAGGACTCAGAGGCCTGCTTGACCAGGCTACGTCAGGATCTGGAGGAGAAAGTGTCTGCCTTTGTGAGCCGACTGATGGAGTGCGTGCGCACCAACTGCGAAACCAATGGGCCCACCATCCAGAAGAACATCACCCGCATCTGCCAGGACCTGACGCGTCTCCGCGAGGTGCGTTGCGGCATCGAAGGCCTCATGGAGGAAAGCGATCCGTTCCGCTTCATTGAG GCCTACAAGACCACAGGAAAACA ATGTCATAAATTGCTGAAGAAGAACATGTTCCACCCTGAATACGTGGACATAGATCCAGCGCTTCTGGGCATCATGATGGAGGAAGAAATGCAAAAGTTCCTCAACCTGGATCTTACCTTTTACATCTTTGCTGCCATCAACTTGATAT GTCAACACAATGATAacgaggaggagcagggtgaaaaTGAGGACATGGCCAGGCAGACGGACCAAGACGGCAAAGCTGATGACGGCAACGACCTTGATGAGGGCAGCGAGGAAGAGATGagcggggaggaggaggaggaggaggacgacgatgaggaggaggaagaggaagaggaagggcaGGAGAATGAAGGTCATGAACTGAGTGATTCGGATGAACTTTACATTcccgaagaagaagaggaggaggaagagtcaGAAGAGGGGGTAGAGGAAGCTCAGGAAGAGGACTATGAAGACATTGATGATGGGGAAGAGCTAGATtag
- the zgc:92594 gene encoding E3 ubiquitin/ISG15 ligase TRIM25 isoform X2, with protein MASGSSDQSNVLQEELTCPVCLDVFHDPRLLPCGHNFCKICLDRLRRLTDQSRFQCPECRDSHRCNRSFQKNFKLANIAFDFRRRRRAASAAANASSQAFKDCVAAIPTGQRDCVPCDYCPPPATESSGAGASADAGGSQEKGDMQAGATASNMAVKMCLKCEVSMCPEHVKPHLELPAFREHPLTEPIRDFWKRKCPDHDEIFKYYCLHDEVCVCNACTIEGRHAGHTIKTLKNTMVDIKEVLHKQLNKTQKKYAIAKRTYHEQTEREKQNKKFMEDSEACLTRLRQDLEEKVSAFVSRLMECVRTNCETNGPTIQKNITRICQDLTRLREVRCGIEGLMEESDPFRFIEAYKTTGKQCHKLLKKNMFHPEYVDIDPALLGIMMEEEMQKFLNLDLTFYIFAAINLICQHNDNEEEQGENEDMARQTDQDGKADDGNDLDEGSEEEMSGEEEEEEDDDEEEEEEEEGQENEGHELSDSDELYIPEEEEEEEESEEGVEEAQEEDYEDIDDGEELD; from the exons ATGGCATCGGGCTCGTCGGACCAGTCCAACGTCCTCCAAGAGGAGCTGACCTGCCCCGTGTGCTTGGACGTCTTCCACGACCCGCGCCTGCTTCCATGCGGCCACAACTTTTGTAAAATATGCCTGGATCGGCTGCGGCGGTTAACGGATCAGAGCCGCTTCCAATGCCCGGAGTGCCGCGACAGCCACCGCTGCAACAGGAGCTTTCAGAAGAACTTCAAGCTGGCCAACATAGCTTTTGATTTCCGTCGCCGCCGAAGAGCGGCCTCTGCCGCAGCCAATGCGTCATCGCAGGCTTTTAAAGATTGTGTCGCAGCCATCCCCACTGGCCAGCGAGACTGCGTCCCGTGTGACTACTGCCCTCCTCCCGCCACAGAGTCGTCAGGCGCCGGCGCCTCTGCAGACGCTGGCGGCTCTCAAGAAAAAGGAGACATGCAGGCGGGTGCCACCGCCTCCAACATGGCAGTCAAAATGTGCCTCAAGTGTGAGGTGTCCATGTGTCCGGAGCACGTGAAACCGCATCTGGAGCTGCCGGCGTTTCGAGAGCATCCGCTGACAGAACCCATTAGGGACTTCTGGAAGAGAAAATGCCCTGACCATGATGAGATTTTCAA GTACTACTGCCTCCATGATGAAGTGTGCGTGTGCAACGCGTGCACCATTGAAGGACGTCATGCGGGACACACAATCAAGACCCTGAAGAACACCATGGTAGACATCAAG GAGGTTTTACACAAGCAGCTTAACAAGACCCAGAAGAAGTACGCCATTGCCAAGAGAACGTATCACGAGCAGACCGAGAGGGAGAAACAGAACAAG AAATTCATGGAGGACTCAGAGGCCTGCTTGACCAGGCTACGTCAGGATCTGGAGGAGAAAGTGTCTGCCTTTGTGAGCCGACTGATGGAGTGCGTGCGCACCAACTGCGAAACCAATGGGCCCACCATCCAGAAGAACATCACCCGCATCTGCCAGGACCTGACGCGTCTCCGCGAGGTGCGTTGCGGCATCGAAGGCCTCATGGAGGAAAGCGATCCGTTCCGCTTCATTGAG GCCTACAAGACCACAGGAAAACA ATGTCATAAATTGCTGAAGAAGAACATGTTCCACCCTGAATACGTGGACATAGATCCAGCGCTTCTGGGCATCATGATGGAGGAAGAAATGCAAAAGTTCCTCAACCTGGATCTTACCTTTTACATCTTTGCTGCCATCAACTTGATAT GTCAACACAATGATAacgaggaggagcagggtgaaaaTGAGGACATGGCCAGGCAGACGGACCAAGACGGCAAAGCTGATGACGGCAACGACCTTGATGAGGGCAGCGAGGAAGAGATGagcggggaggaggaggaggaggaggacgacgatgaggaggaggaagaggaagaggaagggcaGGAGAATGAAGGTCATGAACTGAGTGATTCGGATGAACTTTACATTcccgaagaagaagaggaggaggaagagtcaGAAGAGGGGGTAGAGGAAGCTCAGGAAGAGGACTATGAAGACATTGATGATGGGGAAGAGCTAGATtag
- the zgc:92594 gene encoding E3 ubiquitin/ISG15 ligase TRIM25 isoform X1 — translation MASGSSDQSNVLQEELTCPVCLDVFHDPRLLPCGHNFCKICLDRLRRLTDQSRFQCPECRDSHRCNRSFQKNFKLANIAFDFRRRRRAASAAANASSQAFKDCVAAIPTGQRDCVPCDYCPPPATESSGAGASADAGGSQEKGDMQAGATASNMAVKMCLKCEVSMCPEHVKPHLELPAFREHPLTEPIRDFWKRKCPDHDEIFKYYCLHDEVCVCNACTIEGRHAGHTIKTLKNTMVDIKQEVLHKQLNKTQKKYAIAKRTYHEQTEREKQNKKFMEDSEACLTRLRQDLEEKVSAFVSRLMECVRTNCETNGPTIQKNITRICQDLTRLREVRCGIEGLMEESDPFRFIEAYKTTGKQCHKLLKKNMFHPEYVDIDPALLGIMMEEEMQKFLNLDLTFYIFAAINLICQHNDNEEEQGENEDMARQTDQDGKADDGNDLDEGSEEEMSGEEEEEEDDDEEEEEEEEGQENEGHELSDSDELYIPEEEEEEEESEEGVEEAQEEDYEDIDDGEELD, via the exons ATGGCATCGGGCTCGTCGGACCAGTCCAACGTCCTCCAAGAGGAGCTGACCTGCCCCGTGTGCTTGGACGTCTTCCACGACCCGCGCCTGCTTCCATGCGGCCACAACTTTTGTAAAATATGCCTGGATCGGCTGCGGCGGTTAACGGATCAGAGCCGCTTCCAATGCCCGGAGTGCCGCGACAGCCACCGCTGCAACAGGAGCTTTCAGAAGAACTTCAAGCTGGCCAACATAGCTTTTGATTTCCGTCGCCGCCGAAGAGCGGCCTCTGCCGCAGCCAATGCGTCATCGCAGGCTTTTAAAGATTGTGTCGCAGCCATCCCCACTGGCCAGCGAGACTGCGTCCCGTGTGACTACTGCCCTCCTCCCGCCACAGAGTCGTCAGGCGCCGGCGCCTCTGCAGACGCTGGCGGCTCTCAAGAAAAAGGAGACATGCAGGCGGGTGCCACCGCCTCCAACATGGCAGTCAAAATGTGCCTCAAGTGTGAGGTGTCCATGTGTCCGGAGCACGTGAAACCGCATCTGGAGCTGCCGGCGTTTCGAGAGCATCCGCTGACAGAACCCATTAGGGACTTCTGGAAGAGAAAATGCCCTGACCATGATGAGATTTTCAA GTACTACTGCCTCCATGATGAAGTGTGCGTGTGCAACGCGTGCACCATTGAAGGACGTCATGCGGGACACACAATCAAGACCCTGAAGAACACCATGGTAGACATCAAG CAGGAGGTTTTACACAAGCAGCTTAACAAGACCCAGAAGAAGTACGCCATTGCCAAGAGAACGTATCACGAGCAGACCGAGAGGGAGAAACAGAACAAG AAATTCATGGAGGACTCAGAGGCCTGCTTGACCAGGCTACGTCAGGATCTGGAGGAGAAAGTGTCTGCCTTTGTGAGCCGACTGATGGAGTGCGTGCGCACCAACTGCGAAACCAATGGGCCCACCATCCAGAAGAACATCACCCGCATCTGCCAGGACCTGACGCGTCTCCGCGAGGTGCGTTGCGGCATCGAAGGCCTCATGGAGGAAAGCGATCCGTTCCGCTTCATTGAG GCCTACAAGACCACAGGAAAACA ATGTCATAAATTGCTGAAGAAGAACATGTTCCACCCTGAATACGTGGACATAGATCCAGCGCTTCTGGGCATCATGATGGAGGAAGAAATGCAAAAGTTCCTCAACCTGGATCTTACCTTTTACATCTTTGCTGCCATCAACTTGATAT GTCAACACAATGATAacgaggaggagcagggtgaaaaTGAGGACATGGCCAGGCAGACGGACCAAGACGGCAAAGCTGATGACGGCAACGACCTTGATGAGGGCAGCGAGGAAGAGATGagcggggaggaggaggaggaggaggacgacgatgaggaggaggaagaggaagaggaagggcaGGAGAATGAAGGTCATGAACTGAGTGATTCGGATGAACTTTACATTcccgaagaagaagaggaggaggaagagtcaGAAGAGGGGGTAGAGGAAGCTCAGGAAGAGGACTATGAAGACATTGATGATGGGGAAGAGCTAGATtag